A section of the Mesobacillus jeotgali genome encodes:
- a CDS encoding lytic transglycosylase domain-containing protein, translating into MNVDQLKSMLELQALQNFNQTTGQTGNGLFQDLLSGILNDQSNALGATATRLEELFDSAQAAVSSIDLAKQNIAQMLPPIQLTKVAAKNNEDFDGMIDKAAAMFNIPAKLIKSVIQKESNFNPNAVSHAGASGLMQLMPSTARGLGVKNVFDPGENIFGGTKYLRQMMDRYDNNIELALAAYNAGPGNVDKYGGIPPFKETQNYVKKVTDVFYS; encoded by the coding sequence ATGAATGTTGATCAGTTAAAATCCATGCTCGAATTGCAGGCCCTTCAAAATTTCAACCAGACCACAGGACAAACTGGCAATGGACTCTTTCAGGATTTGCTTTCAGGCATCCTCAATGATCAAAGCAATGCCCTTGGTGCTACGGCAACAAGGCTAGAAGAGCTGTTCGATAGTGCTCAAGCTGCTGTCAGCTCAATTGATCTAGCTAAACAGAACATCGCACAAATGCTTCCCCCCATACAGCTGACTAAGGTCGCTGCTAAAAATAATGAAGATTTTGATGGAATGATTGATAAGGCGGCTGCAATGTTCAATATCCCAGCCAAGCTGATCAAATCCGTTATTCAAAAGGAATCCAACTTCAATCCAAATGCAGTCAGCCATGCAGGTGCGTCAGGGTTGATGCAATTGATGCCGTCTACGGCAAGAGGCCTGGGTGTGAAAAACGTTTTCGATCCAGGAGAGAATATTTTCGGAGGAACAAAATATCTCCGGCAAATGATGGACAGATATGATAATAATATAGAGCTGGCGCTTGCTGCTTACAATGCTGGACCTGGTAATGTAGATAAATATGGCGGAATTCCTCCATTTAAAGAAACACAAAATTACGTAAAAAAAGTCACCGATGTTTTTTACAGTTAA
- a CDS encoding UPF0738 family protein, protein MSKKILVTDAKIENDELLLNTDLETEMTRLSATGQMLVDSDQFSFIYIVDHEEGYQYVTIPEAAWGAIQRGLQAGHEAFLTNAGGKLKLESFRGEMEYLIENITGNSNYGEEMVTKVEQVFTAPSA, encoded by the coding sequence ATGAGCAAAAAGATTCTAGTTACAGATGCAAAAATTGAAAATGATGAGCTGCTGCTCAATACAGACTTGGAGACAGAAATGACAAGACTTTCCGCCACAGGGCAAATGCTTGTAGATTCTGATCAATTTTCCTTTATTTATATTGTTGATCATGAAGAGGGATATCAATATGTCACAATCCCAGAAGCTGCATGGGGTGCGATTCAAAGAGGGCTCCAGGCTGGGCATGAAGCGTTTTTAACTAATGCGGGAGGCAAGCTGAAACTGGAAAGCTTCCGTGGTGAAATGGAATATTTGATTGAAAATATAACCGGAAACAGCAACTATGGAGAGGAAATGGTCACGAAAGTGGAACAGGTATTTACCGCACCATCCGCTTAG
- the prpE gene encoding bis(5'-nucleosyl)-tetraphosphatase PrpE, whose amino-acid sequence MKLDIIGDIHGCYFEFEELTKKLGYDWSSGLPVHPDGRRLAFVGDLTDRGPESLKTALLVWELVMNSRSAYYVPGNHCNKLYRYLLGNKVQTTHGLETTVSEFLSLTSEDKNIFREKFISLYESAPLYHVLDDGHLVIAHAGIREDYIGKNNSKVKTFVLYGDITGQTNPDGTPLRRDWAQKYHGKATIVYGHTPVKEPRILNNTYNIDTGAVFGGRLSALRYPEMDIESVQSTMPFLPEKFRELK is encoded by the coding sequence ATGAAACTTGATATTATTGGTGATATCCATGGTTGTTATTTTGAATTTGAAGAACTGACGAAAAAGCTTGGATATGATTGGAGTTCTGGTCTGCCGGTTCATCCTGATGGAAGGCGTCTTGCTTTTGTCGGGGACTTGACCGACCGAGGGCCGGAATCATTAAAGACAGCCCTGTTGGTTTGGGAATTGGTTATGAACAGCAGGTCTGCTTACTATGTTCCTGGTAACCATTGCAATAAACTATACCGTTACCTTTTAGGTAACAAAGTTCAGACGACTCATGGCCTTGAAACAACTGTGTCAGAATTCTTGTCTCTTACTTCGGAGGATAAGAACATTTTTCGAGAGAAATTCATCAGTCTTTACGAATCAGCTCCTTTGTACCATGTGCTCGATGATGGGCACCTTGTCATTGCCCATGCCGGAATACGGGAAGATTATATAGGCAAAAACAATTCAAAAGTAAAAACTTTTGTCCTCTATGGTGATATCACCGGCCAAACCAATCCAGACGGGACCCCCTTAAGGCGTGATTGGGCGCAGAAGTACCATGGAAAAGCAACAATCGTCTATGGCCATACACCTGTAAAGGAGCCGAGGATTCTCAACAATACCTATAATATAGATACAGGAGCTGTTTTTGGCGGAAGACTGTCCGCCCTTCGTTATCCCGAAATGGATATAGAATCCGTGCAATCCACCATGCCGTTTTTACCCGAAAAATTCAGGGAGTTAAAATAA
- a CDS encoding RluA family pseudouridine synthase, giving the protein MAKNFTLEFTAAAADHGMMLREFLKEKEISKSALTDIKFKGGLISVNDREVNVRYILKDADHIRIEFPIEVPSLGMKGEQIPLSIIYEDEYLLVVNKPPGMNTIPSREHPFGSLANGLIGYYEENGISATIHIVTRLDRDTSGLVLVAKHSHVHHLFSKQQRSGGVKRTYEAFAEGMVEKDEGTIEAPIARKPDSIIEREVNPDGQYACTLFKVSERFEDFTHIKLRLKTGRTHQIRVHMSFIGHPLLGDTLYGGNRTKISRQALHCRELSFTHPLLHKEMNFLASIPIDMKQALDKGKSL; this is encoded by the coding sequence ATGGCGAAAAACTTTACATTGGAATTTACGGCCGCGGCTGCTGACCATGGGATGATGCTTAGGGAATTTCTCAAGGAGAAGGAAATTTCTAAATCGGCTTTGACTGATATTAAGTTCAAAGGCGGCTTGATTTCTGTAAATGATCGGGAAGTAAATGTCAGGTACATACTGAAAGATGCTGATCACATCAGAATTGAATTTCCCATTGAAGTTCCATCTTTAGGAATGAAGGGTGAACAGATTCCGCTTTCCATAATTTACGAAGATGAATATTTGCTGGTAGTCAATAAGCCTCCTGGAATGAATACGATTCCTTCCAGGGAGCATCCATTTGGCAGTCTTGCCAACGGACTGATCGGGTATTATGAAGAAAACGGAATTTCTGCCACGATTCATATTGTTACCAGGCTTGACAGGGATACCTCTGGCCTTGTCCTCGTTGCGAAGCATAGCCATGTCCATCATTTATTCAGCAAGCAGCAAAGGTCGGGCGGTGTAAAACGGACCTATGAAGCGTTTGCTGAAGGTATGGTCGAGAAGGATGAGGGAACAATCGAAGCCCCGATTGCGAGGAAGCCTGACAGTATAATCGAACGGGAGGTAAATCCCGATGGGCAGTATGCTTGTACACTGTTTAAGGTGAGTGAACGTTTTGAGGACTTTACTCATATAAAGCTCCGATTAAAGACAGGCAGGACACATCAAATCAGAGTGCACATGAGCTTTATAGGTCATCCGCTGCTTGGTGATACTTTATATGGCGGCAATAGGACTAAAATTTCAAGACAAGCCCTGCATTGCCGGGAATTAAGCTTCACACATCCACTTTTGCATAAAGAAATGAATTTTCTTGCAAGCATTCCAATCGATATGAAGCAAGCGCTTGATAAAGGCAAATCGTTATAA
- a CDS encoding CYTH domain-containing protein gives MSKNIEIEFKNMLTQEEFTFLSGYFNLGPEHFKEQVNHYFDTPSFSLKDKGSALRIREKGDIFEMTLKQPAKQGLLETNQILTPLQAENALSAGKLPEGEVKTAILEVISDIEDLQYFGSLKTIRAEVEYKGGLLVLDHSYYLNTEDYELEYEVTNESEGYKIYSKFLEELKIPLRSTDNKIKRFYAKKYNLLRE, from the coding sequence GTGAGCAAGAATATCGAAATCGAATTCAAGAACATGCTGACTCAGGAAGAGTTCACCTTCCTGTCGGGATACTTCAATTTAGGGCCGGAGCACTTTAAAGAACAGGTTAACCATTATTTTGATACTCCCTCATTTTCCTTGAAGGATAAAGGCTCAGCTTTGAGGATAAGGGAAAAGGGAGATATTTTCGAAATGACCTTAAAGCAGCCTGCTAAACAGGGATTGCTCGAAACGAATCAGATATTAACTCCACTTCAGGCAGAAAACGCGTTGTCAGCCGGAAAATTGCCAGAGGGTGAAGTAAAAACTGCTATTCTGGAAGTGATATCAGATATAGAGGATTTGCAATACTTTGGTTCACTTAAAACCATTCGCGCTGAGGTTGAGTATAAAGGTGGATTACTTGTTCTGGACCATAGTTACTATTTAAATACAGAAGATTATGAGCTAGAATATGAAGTGACGAATGAGTCAGAAGGATATAAGATTTACTCCAAATTCCTGGAAGAACTTAAAATCCCGCTCAGATCTACCGATAATAAAATCAAACGATTTTACGCAAAAAAATACAATCTTTTAAGAGAATAA
- a CDS encoding globin domain-containing protein, with amino-acid sequence MVENKTLPFEAIGEGTLHRLVDAFYQRVGRHPDLAPIFPDDLSETARKQKQFLTQYLGGPPLYTNEHGHPMLRARHLPFEITPTRAKAWLACMAEAMDEVGLDGPLREDFYARLYLTAQHMINTPDNENGENL; translated from the coding sequence ATGGTTGAGAATAAGACCTTACCATTCGAAGCCATTGGCGAAGGGACACTTCACCGGCTGGTTGATGCTTTCTACCAGCGTGTTGGAAGGCATCCTGATCTTGCTCCTATATTCCCGGACGACTTATCAGAAACTGCACGCAAACAAAAGCAGTTTTTGACTCAATATTTAGGAGGGCCGCCCTTATATACGAACGAACATGGCCATCCAATGCTTCGCGCAAGACATCTGCCGTTCGAAATTACGCCAACCAGGGCAAAAGCCTGGCTTGCCTGTATGGCAGAAGCAATGGATGAAGTAGGACTTGATGGCCCTCTAAGGGAGGATTTTTACGCCAGGCTCTACCTGACCGCCCAGCATATGATCAATACACCAGACAATGAAAACGGTGAGAACCTATGA
- a CDS encoding NAD kinase produces the protein MKFAITSKGDSRSNTLMHKMRTYLLDFDLQYDEDQPDICISVGGDGTLLYAFHRYSSRLDKTAFIGVHTGHLGFYADWVPEEIEKLVIAIAKTPYQVIEYPLLEVIIRYQHGGRETRYLALNESTVKSVEGTLVMDVEIRGQHFERFRGDGLCVSTPSGSTAYNKALGGAILHPSLRAIQVAEMASINNRVFRTVGSPLILPDHHTCTLKPVNRPDFQVTVDHLTLLHKDVKSIQFRVADEKIRFARFRPFPFWKRVHDSFISDSD, from the coding sequence ATGAAATTTGCGATCACTTCAAAGGGAGATTCCCGGTCCAATACATTGATGCATAAAATGAGGACATATTTATTGGACTTTGATCTACAATATGATGAAGACCAGCCGGACATCTGTATCTCTGTTGGAGGGGATGGAACCCTTTTGTACGCCTTCCACCGCTACAGCAGCAGGCTCGATAAAACCGCATTCATTGGAGTACATACAGGACATCTTGGCTTTTACGCCGACTGGGTTCCTGAAGAAATAGAAAAGCTGGTCATTGCTATTGCCAAAACACCATACCAGGTGATTGAATATCCATTGCTCGAGGTAATCATCAGGTATCAGCACGGCGGACGGGAAACCAGGTACCTGGCCTTGAATGAATCGACTGTTAAGTCGGTTGAAGGCACGCTGGTCATGGACGTTGAAATCAGGGGGCAGCATTTTGAACGTTTTCGCGGCGATGGCTTATGCGTGTCCACGCCATCAGGAAGTACAGCCTATAACAAAGCATTGGGCGGAGCCATCCTGCATCCATCTCTGAGGGCCATTCAAGTTGCGGAAATGGCATCAATCAACAACCGCGTTTTCAGGACCGTGGGCTCTCCGTTAATTCTGCCAGATCATCATACATGTACATTAAAACCTGTAAACAGACCAGATTTTCAGGTGACCGTAGACCATTTGACACTTCTGCATAAAGACGTTAAATCGATCCAATTCAGAGTAGCAGATGAAAAAATCCGTTTTGCCAGATTCAGGCCCTTCCCATTCTGGAAAAGGGTACATGATTCCTTTATCTCTGATAGTGATTAA
- a CDS encoding ClpXP adapter SpxH family protein, with amino-acid sequence MRLSRENLLSYDPSEYCHSLDKKPLEIYMFVDPLCPECWALEPIIKKLHIEYGKYFSIRHILSGRLATLNMNRKKRYETIAELWEKTASRTGMSCDGSLWFENPVSSPYLASIAIKSAELQGRKKGIRFLRKLQEVLFLEKQNVSNFEVLKSCARNVGLDVEEFVTDIHSETAAKAFQCDLKITNEMDVQEIPTLVFFNANVEEEGIKITGLYPYEVYVEILEEMLQAKPNAAQPPNLEQFLKQYKMVASKEVAVVYDMTVQQAEKELKKLMLKQKVEQIPAKYGMFWRYLEG; translated from the coding sequence ATGAGACTCAGCCGTGAAAACCTTTTGAGCTATGACCCGTCTGAATACTGTCATAGCTTGGATAAGAAGCCTTTAGAAATCTATATGTTTGTTGATCCGCTTTGTCCTGAATGCTGGGCACTTGAGCCAATCATCAAAAAGCTGCACATCGAATATGGAAAATATTTCTCCATCAGACATATACTAAGCGGAAGACTCGCCACTCTGAACATGAACCGAAAGAAACGTTACGAAACCATTGCAGAGCTCTGGGAAAAAACAGCAAGCAGAACAGGCATGTCCTGTGACGGCTCCCTTTGGTTCGAAAACCCTGTATCCTCTCCCTATTTGGCTTCGATTGCCATTAAATCGGCAGAATTACAGGGGAGAAAGAAGGGCATCAGATTCCTGCGCAAGCTCCAGGAAGTATTGTTTCTTGAAAAGCAGAATGTTTCCAACTTTGAAGTGCTCAAGTCATGCGCAAGAAACGTGGGACTGGATGTTGAGGAGTTCGTGACAGATATTCATTCTGAAACAGCTGCAAAAGCATTCCAATGTGATTTGAAAATCACCAATGAAATGGATGTCCAGGAAATACCGACTCTCGTCTTTTTCAACGCCAATGTTGAAGAAGAGGGTATAAAGATTACCGGACTTTACCCCTATGAGGTGTACGTTGAGATTCTCGAAGAAATGCTCCAGGCAAAGCCGAATGCTGCCCAGCCGCCAAACCTTGAACAATTCCTGAAGCAGTACAAAATGGTTGCCTCCAAGGAAGTGGCCGTCGTCTATGACATGACCGTACAACAGGCTGAAAAGGAATTAAAGAAGTTGATGCTAAAACAAAAGGTTGAACAAATCCCCGCTAAATATGGGATGTTCTGGCGATATCTTGAAGGATGA
- a CDS encoding GTP pyrophosphokinase: MKHWDQFLEPYKHAVEELKVKLKGIRSQYELHSDHSPIEFVTGRVKPIASILDKAHQKGISLDKLDTEMQDIAGLRIMCQFVDDIKTVVELLRNRNDFEIVEERDYISHKKASGYRSYHVVIRYPVQTIRGERNILAEIQIRTLAMNFWATVEHSLNYKYKGLFPEDIKIRLQRAAEAAFRLDEEMSTIRGEIQDAQAFFTRKKEMQQDGKK, translated from the coding sequence GTGAAACACTGGGATCAATTTTTAGAACCTTACAAACACGCTGTTGAAGAGCTGAAGGTAAAGCTAAAAGGTATCAGGAGCCAATATGAGCTCCATTCAGACCATTCCCCGATTGAATTTGTAACAGGAAGGGTAAAGCCTATTGCGAGCATACTGGATAAAGCTCATCAAAAAGGGATTTCACTGGATAAGCTCGATACAGAAATGCAGGATATTGCCGGGTTGAGAATCATGTGCCAGTTCGTGGACGATATCAAGACAGTGGTTGAATTGCTGAGAAACCGGAATGATTTTGAAATCGTGGAGGAAAGGGATTACATCTCTCATAAAAAAGCAAGCGGATACCGCTCCTACCATGTTGTCATCCGATATCCAGTCCAGACGATCAGGGGAGAAAGAAACATCCTTGCTGAAATCCAGATCAGGACGCTGGCAATGAATTTTTGGGCCACAGTAGAGCACTCATTAAATTATAAGTATAAAGGGCTTTTTCCTGAAGATATAAAAATCAGGCTTCAGCGTGCAGCAGAGGCAGCGTTCCGCCTTGATGAAGAAATGTCGACGATCAGAGGGGAAATACAGGATGCACAGGCATTCTTCACACGGAAAAAAGAAATGCAGCAGGATGGGAAGAAATAG
- a CDS encoding CAP domain-containing protein, which translates to MNIYKHGKIMAVSAVMLLGLAACNNNDEAMDLRDNRMTTLGKDQDSYWDNDANRVKQQSRRAEINNNKRNTNGPRVNRNGGNSTSEIMQMPEGYITVDPNSYSTGIPSSKYPHTEMMQGRLTLTEGQQADFNQMLGDLDRRNGVDLPDLNEGAAPAPQQGAAPAPQQGAAPAPQQGAAPEQAPAPAPAPQQGAAAPEAAPAPQGEAAPAPQQGAAAPEAAPAPQGEAAPAPEQKATPTGTEISAFEAKVIDLTNEQRRKNGLSNLQPDTALSNVAQEKSNDMQAKNYFSHTSPTYGSPFDMMRDFGVSYNTAGENIAMGQQSAEEVVNAWMNSEGHRKNILSPNFTHIGVGHTSQGNYWTQMFIGK; encoded by the coding sequence TTGAACATATATAAGCATGGAAAAATAATGGCTGTATCTGCTGTCATGTTATTAGGCCTTGCAGCATGCAACAACAATGATGAAGCAATGGATTTGCGAGACAACAGGATGACTACCCTGGGAAAAGACCAGGATAGCTATTGGGATAATGACGCAAATAGGGTAAAGCAGCAAAGTCGCAGAGCTGAAATAAATAACAATAAAAGAAATACAAACGGGCCAAGAGTAAATCGAAATGGCGGAAATTCAACAAGTGAAATCATGCAAATGCCAGAGGGGTATATTACTGTAGACCCGAACTCCTACAGTACGGGAATCCCAAGTTCGAAATACCCGCACACAGAAATGATGCAGGGCAGATTGACACTAACCGAAGGACAACAAGCAGATTTCAATCAGATGCTGGGAGATTTGGACCGCAGAAATGGTGTTGATCTACCTGATTTGAATGAGGGAGCAGCACCAGCACCACAACAGGGAGCAGCACCAGCACCACAACAAGGAGCAGCACCAGCACCACAACAAGGAGCTGCTCCAGAACAAGCACCAGCACCTGCACCAGCGCCACAACAAGGAGCAGCAGCACCAGAAGCAGCGCCTGCACCACAAGGGGAAGCTGCACCAGCGCCACAACAAGGAGCAGCAGCACCAGAAGCAGCGCCTGCACCACAAGGGGAAGCTGCACCAGCTCCCGAGCAAAAAGCGACTCCTACTGGAACAGAAATCAGTGCCTTTGAGGCAAAAGTCATTGACTTGACAAATGAACAGCGCAGAAAAAATGGTCTGTCAAACCTGCAGCCTGATACAGCTTTAAGTAATGTCGCACAGGAAAAATCAAACGACATGCAGGCCAAGAATTACTTTTCGCATACTAGCCCGACTTATGGATCGCCATTCGATATGATGAGGGACTTTGGGGTTTCTTACAATACTGCTGGTGAGAACATAGCAATGGGTCAACAGAGTGCCGAGGAAGTCGTGAATGCATGGATGAACAGCGAAGGTCACAGGAAGAATATATTAAGTCCAAACTTCACGCATATTGGGGTTGGTCATACCTCACAGGGGAACTATTGGACCCAAATGTTTATTGGGAAATAA